The following proteins are encoded in a genomic region of Lactiplantibacillus plantarum:
- a CDS encoding WxL domain-containing protein — protein sequence MKPMLGHLLMAGTLLLAGSTPIVANAAENRSGNTDIKAEFTKSTSTVTPVDPSNPDVPSTDGDGDNGAAAGGDLSLIFVSKSLGYGTHELDVLNDQQYKVDPTSSYTLLWQDKMVVEVSDVRGTNAGWKLTVTGSNLTGTDGTAAKGATLSLPKGDVVNSGSEANGAVATASEVALNGTVGSSAVLNADKGGGSGVTVSRLDPKALTLNIKANTVKAQAYSANLNWTLSDLPTN from the coding sequence ATGAAGCCAATGTTAGGACACTTATTAATGGCAGGAACTTTATTATTAGCGGGTAGTACACCGATTGTTGCCAATGCTGCAGAAAATCGTAGTGGGAATACGGATATCAAAGCGGAATTTACGAAGAGTACGTCCACGGTGACGCCAGTTGATCCATCAAATCCTGATGTGCCAAGTACTGATGGCGATGGTGACAACGGGGCGGCAGCAGGTGGCGACCTGTCGCTGATTTTTGTGTCTAAATCGTTAGGATACGGGACGCATGAGCTGGACGTTTTAAATGATCAACAATATAAGGTTGACCCAACTAGTTCATATACTTTGCTATGGCAGGATAAGATGGTTGTAGAAGTTTCTGATGTTCGGGGAACCAATGCCGGCTGGAAATTAACGGTTACCGGCTCCAATTTAACAGGAACGGATGGTACGGCTGCAAAGGGCGCAACGCTCAGTTTACCAAAAGGTGACGTGGTCAACAGCGGCTCGGAGGCCAATGGTGCGGTTGCCACGGCTTCCGAAGTTGCTTTAAATGGTACGGTGGGATCAAGTGCCGTCTTAAATGCCGATAAGGGCGGTGGTTCCGGGGTAACTGTTAGTCGCTTAGATCCAAAGGCGTTGACACTGAATATTAAGGCTAATACGGTTAAGGCGCAGGCCTATAGCGCTAACCTGAATTGGACATTGAGTGATTTACCAACAAATTAA
- a CDS encoding DUF916 and DUF3324 domain-containing protein, with translation MQLLKRIMVIVGTLILGLQVSSVSGLAASSASSSSSKTTQSNDIGFSVAAKIPNNQIDQHNSYFDLKMTRGRQQQIQTTIYNVTNADIKVQTAIHTAYTNGNGIIEYVTPTKSYDPSLKYRMDQITKIQGPTTITIPANGSKVVTATVTMPKQAVNGVILGGWYFKRVANKVTGSVKGSMNIANQYSYVIGLKYTAGIVPQPQLKLDTITVGMQNYRRGVFPQLRNVTAVIVPKLTITARLTSKNSGKVIKNFTQKNVQLAPNSVYKVPILTGTNRLQAGSYHVRLVAKNTDHRWVFDKDFVISTAAADKYNQASVDNSGMSVGWFILFGALGMLIIGLIGLLIFFWIKKRRRA, from the coding sequence ATGCAATTATTGAAGCGAATCATGGTCATTGTGGGGACGTTAATTTTAGGTCTGCAAGTTAGCAGCGTTAGTGGATTGGCAGCCAGTAGCGCAAGTAGCAGTAGCAGTAAAACCACGCAAAGCAATGACATCGGGTTTAGCGTGGCCGCGAAGATTCCGAATAATCAGATTGATCAACATAATTCCTATTTTGATTTAAAAATGACGCGTGGCCGACAGCAACAGATTCAGACGACGATTTATAACGTCACCAACGCTGACATCAAGGTTCAAACGGCGATTCATACGGCTTATACGAACGGCAATGGCATTATCGAGTACGTGACACCAACTAAAAGTTATGATCCTTCTTTGAAGTATCGAATGGACCAAATCACCAAAATACAGGGACCAACGACCATCACGATACCCGCAAACGGGTCGAAAGTGGTAACGGCGACGGTTACGATGCCTAAGCAAGCGGTGAACGGTGTGATTTTAGGCGGTTGGTATTTTAAACGGGTCGCCAATAAAGTCACCGGAAGTGTTAAGGGTTCCATGAATATTGCCAATCAGTATTCGTATGTGATTGGACTGAAATATACTGCTGGTATAGTGCCACAACCACAATTGAAGCTCGATACGATTACGGTGGGCATGCAGAATTATCGGCGAGGGGTGTTTCCACAATTACGCAACGTTACTGCGGTGATCGTCCCCAAACTAACGATTACGGCTAGGTTAACGAGTAAGAATAGTGGCAAGGTCATCAAGAACTTTACACAGAAGAATGTGCAATTAGCACCTAACTCAGTTTATAAAGTACCAATTTTGACAGGGACCAATCGTTTGCAGGCTGGTTCGTATCATGTCCGGCTAGTTGCTAAAAATACCGATCATCGATGGGTGTTTGATAAAGATTTTGTCATCAGTACGGCCGCGGCAGATAAGTATAATCAGGCTTCCGTTGATAATTCGGGAATGAGCGTTGGCTGGTTTATTCTATTCGGAGCGTTAGGCATGTTAATTATTGGATTAATCGGTCTATTAATCTTTTTCTGGATCAAAAAGCGGCGGCGTGCTTAG
- a CDS encoding Ig-like domain-containing protein, with protein MRNRRVKWLLILVFGILGLLNLLPLEGNAATLTSKMTDVKANAAFQAVPGGNSVGSNVDNGLQAYPALGNVSANYADNGRITRQTTQITMTMTGSITLKSSNSMSKAYFDIMAGPASGSYTGATLVTATPTSLGSGNSIMISSSKQTQTLSVNFQNIKSELPIYIGFRITVNGEEGTYQLGRFNAQTLSPKITGTLYSTDTTIKGTGTPGNTISSNVNGVTTTVGSDGTYTLNLGTALGTLSNVTVTEVDEITGDKGTATAAVTLKKLNITSSKTAVDLYPGDLDSLTSDSAVVAWLVKQAGIVATNPDSATDTITYAADETSLASKLSSLAVGSSTTINIYGKGSSGLKSDAKAITVTMRDGTLSLGTLPASLTFGTLTIPFKETLYQPTNAWNITVNDTRKTGSQWYLRATATAMKSSTRTMSGNLIYLNAGNKQVLTNTSVTVSSGKKIAGTTSTNAASGWSSSQGILLDVQPSVQIDSYSGTINWTLQDTP; from the coding sequence ATGCGTAACAGACGAGTAAAATGGTTACTAATTCTTGTATTCGGTATACTCGGCTTGCTGAATTTGCTGCCCTTAGAGGGTAACGCTGCGACTTTGACGAGCAAGATGACGGACGTGAAAGCTAATGCTGCTTTTCAGGCCGTACCGGGTGGTAATTCGGTTGGTAGTAATGTTGATAACGGTTTGCAAGCGTATCCAGCATTAGGCAATGTGTCCGCTAACTATGCGGATAATGGTCGAATTACGAGGCAGACGACCCAAATTACAATGACGATGACGGGTTCGATTACCTTAAAATCTAGTAACTCGATGTCAAAAGCTTATTTTGATATTATGGCTGGTCCGGCAAGTGGGAGCTACACCGGGGCGACATTAGTTACGGCTACACCTACTAGTCTTGGCAGTGGCAATTCGATTATGATTAGTTCTTCAAAACAGACGCAGACGTTATCGGTCAATTTTCAAAATATTAAAAGTGAGTTGCCAATCTATATTGGCTTCCGAATCACAGTGAATGGTGAGGAAGGTACCTATCAGCTGGGGCGTTTCAACGCGCAGACATTATCTCCTAAAATTACGGGGACACTTTATTCGACTGATACGACGATCAAAGGAACCGGGACACCCGGCAATACGATCAGTAGTAATGTTAATGGTGTGACGACGACGGTCGGAAGCGATGGAACGTACACGCTGAATCTTGGGACTGCACTCGGTACTTTAAGTAACGTCACCGTCACTGAGGTCGATGAGATTACCGGTGATAAGGGGACGGCGACCGCAGCGGTGACCCTCAAAAAACTAAATATTACTAGTTCAAAGACGGCAGTCGATCTATATCCTGGTGACTTAGATTCACTGACAAGTGATAGCGCGGTCGTCGCCTGGTTAGTTAAGCAAGCTGGCATCGTTGCGACAAATCCGGATAGTGCGACTGACACAATTACTTACGCGGCCGACGAGACTAGTTTAGCGAGCAAGTTGAGTAGTTTAGCCGTTGGTAGCAGCACCACGATCAATATTTATGGGAAAGGCAGTTCTGGGCTGAAGTCGGATGCTAAGGCAATTACTGTGACGATGCGGGATGGAACGTTGAGTCTGGGCACATTACCAGCAAGTTTGACGTTTGGCACCCTGACGATTCCGTTTAAAGAAACACTATATCAGCCGACAAATGCTTGGAACATCACTGTTAATGACACACGGAAGACCGGTTCACAGTGGTACTTACGGGCGACAGCAACTGCCATGAAATCCAGTACGCGGACCATGAGTGGCAACCTGATTTATCTGAACGCGGGGAACAAACAGGTGCTGACGAATACTTCGGTAACAGTCAGTTCTGGCAAGAAAATCGCGGGTACGACGAGCACTAATGCTGCAAGTGGTTGGTCGAGCAGTCAGGGTATTTTATTGGATGTCCAGCCTAGTGTGCAAATTGACAGTTACAGTGGGACGATTAATTGGACCTTACAGGATACACCTTAA
- a CDS encoding sensor histidine kinase, whose product MSAVLLALSLISGGYEMLFLMIGFREYVTWRIAIIWLSLVIITMSLGEVASNLWPQVPLAYFWIIPIVCVTTFMSSRLLYTQWILMLPVAIFLNALKRLVGAIMGVIAKAVAQSASPMLLRQAIGLHSTADINLFLASIMMLPVIIILGMLAHRWLVQVSAADFLQRARVNISDYLLVILFFAIYIIAYVFAMEWSVNAQTYMAIAAIVTFGIIGSYLISNKNSHLNDAQLLLQVSNYNELLSHHNRDLHLFKHDYENILLSMSAFIQNNDMAGLKRYFTTEVMPARVTLNRQSGLSDLSRLDMPTVSGLIYAKYEAANGQNVHLVVTILEKVTLADIPQIKVVRILGNLLDNATDAAARANHQVALTVKNRDAHTTVFSITNQIPTHEAVDLSVIKKSRFTTKPGHLGYGLSSIEQLTTDQLVVNYCIEEGNFIAELIIKH is encoded by the coding sequence GTGTCAGCAGTACTTTTAGCGCTGTCGTTGATTTCTGGCGGTTATGAAATGTTGTTTTTAATGATTGGTTTTAGAGAATATGTCACTTGGCGGATTGCCATCATTTGGCTAAGTCTGGTTATCATTACGATGAGCCTGGGGGAAGTGGCTTCAAACTTATGGCCCCAAGTCCCTCTGGCTTATTTTTGGATCATCCCGATTGTTTGTGTGACCACCTTTATGAGTTCTCGGTTGTTGTACACCCAGTGGATTTTAATGTTACCGGTGGCAATCTTTTTGAATGCGCTTAAGCGATTAGTAGGGGCGATCATGGGTGTCATTGCCAAGGCTGTAGCCCAATCTGCATCGCCAATGTTATTACGGCAAGCGATAGGTCTACATTCGACAGCGGATATTAATCTCTTTTTAGCGTCGATTATGATGCTGCCGGTCATTATTATTTTAGGGATGTTAGCGCATCGCTGGTTAGTACAAGTGTCGGCCGCCGATTTCTTGCAACGGGCGCGTGTTAATATTAGCGATTACTTATTAGTTATTTTGTTTTTTGCTATTTACATTATTGCGTATGTTTTTGCGATGGAATGGTCAGTCAATGCGCAAACGTATATGGCAATTGCGGCTATCGTGACGTTTGGCATTATCGGGTCGTATTTAATTAGTAATAAAAACAGTCACTTGAATGATGCGCAGCTATTGCTACAAGTCTCAAATTACAACGAATTATTAAGCCACCATAACCGTGATTTACATTTGTTTAAACATGATTATGAGAATATTCTTTTGAGCATGTCGGCATTTATTCAGAACAATGATATGGCCGGCTTAAAGCGTTATTTTACAACGGAAGTAATGCCTGCCAGAGTAACCCTTAATCGTCAGTCGGGACTGAGTGATTTGAGTCGCTTGGATATGCCGACGGTCAGTGGTCTAATTTATGCAAAATATGAGGCAGCCAACGGTCAGAACGTTCATTTAGTGGTGACAATCTTAGAGAAAGTCACGTTAGCGGATATTCCACAGATAAAAGTAGTGCGGATTTTGGGTAATTTGCTGGATAATGCGACGGATGCTGCTGCCCGAGCGAATCATCAAGTGGCGCTAACTGTTAAAAATCGGGATGCTCACACAACGGTATTTTCGATTACAAATCAAATTCCAACGCATGAAGCGGTAGATTTATCAGTTATCAAGAAAAGTCGATTTACAACTAAACCAGGACATTTGGGTTATGGATTGAGTAGTATTGAACAATTAACTACAGATCAATTAGTTGTTAATTATTGTATTGAAGAGGGCAACTTTATTGCAGAGCTCATTATCAAACATTAA
- a CDS encoding TfoX/Sxy family protein gives MIMNRKDLNLVALLTTLPNIGPTLAKQLQAVAITTPEQLKSTGSKVAFTAIKKANPHACIQLLYSLQGAIENCAYPQLSPATREDLKQFFRSLL, from the coding sequence ATGATTATGAATCGAAAGGATCTGAATTTGGTGGCATTACTAACAACATTACCTAATATTGGGCCAACATTAGCCAAACAATTGCAAGCCGTTGCGATTACGACACCCGAACAGCTAAAGTCAACGGGTAGCAAAGTCGCTTTTACTGCCATAAAAAAAGCCAACCCCCACGCTTGTATTCAATTATTGTATTCGTTACAAGGCGCAATTGAGAATTGCGCTTACCCACAGTTATCACCGGCAACTCGCGAAGATTTAAAACAATTTTTTAGATCATTGCTATAA
- a CDS encoding helix-turn-helix domain-containing protein, giving the protein MGTELQFVQYLHQMRDYNDQHPTTKGLILLGYLERDFIRFYRAGKIEEGIQFAKKNLTRSRDLLNKLSSEEKQLQLSALVDVLAFEGIQNHAEIYEFVKLRNDYHRWLVKLPVTTERYQPLVVQIIRDFAAIAKPNALAYNAHLESTLDVMYYTNAHLHDQLSVKKVLAHVNARCNPESVRRSFSQEMHMSIRDYINAKKIQEAEHMLLATDLTIRAIAAELCFYDAADFSKRFKKETGQTPLEFRQLNTRTD; this is encoded by the coding sequence ATGGGGACAGAACTACAATTTGTACAATATTTACATCAAATGCGTGATTATAATGATCAGCACCCAACCACCAAGGGGCTGATCTTATTAGGTTACTTAGAACGAGATTTTATTCGATTTTACCGGGCCGGAAAGATTGAAGAAGGCATTCAATTTGCTAAGAAAAATCTGACCCGTTCGCGCGATTTATTAAATAAATTATCGAGTGAGGAAAAACAGCTGCAACTCAGTGCGCTGGTTGATGTCTTAGCTTTTGAGGGAATCCAAAATCATGCTGAGATTTATGAATTTGTTAAGCTACGTAATGATTATCACCGTTGGTTAGTTAAATTACCCGTGACGACGGAACGTTACCAGCCACTAGTTGTGCAGATTATTCGTGATTTTGCCGCAATTGCCAAACCGAACGCATTAGCTTATAACGCACATTTAGAGTCAACGCTCGATGTGATGTACTATACCAATGCTCACCTGCATGATCAATTATCGGTGAAAAAGGTATTGGCCCACGTCAATGCGCGGTGCAATCCTGAGTCAGTGCGGCGGTCGTTTAGTCAAGAGATGCATATGTCGATTCGTGATTACATCAATGCCAAGAAAATTCAGGAAGCTGAGCATATGTTGTTGGCAACGGATTTAACCATTCGAGCCATTGCTGCTGAACTCTGTTTCTACGATGCCGCCGATTTTTCAAAACGATTCAAGAAGGAGACCGGTCAAACGCCCTTAGAATTTCGACAACTTAATACACGAACTGATTAG
- a CDS encoding mucin-binding protein has product MRYTRGKWRVTNPKVWLFSSVLILGWRIVPTVAQASEAETVTMSSHSVQLETDSQDQLTEVARISKTAVTRDRHSVTAQSSKSADRTSSEQSATTGTVEAVSPTTSEAQQRSTQQDKTAVDQQASDSTAASAGASTNQASAATSSDQAPAANSTGTHHAIDMASSASALGADSGAHSESLSEAQHSGGQGKTIDSDLSGTVHSQSSVSTVTTATPVNSNSSRAVAATDQMSSRVEKRALNKTNVTKSINIPVATKQPSKQRTVTASSFLTTAKNLADKNYLDQYAKQHGQAALIALIQDWLSTYRIIALTGITIVNSSFDGSVATISGGLHVINTGATIRSGQDDEWETIINGGLSVTNNTITFTTTNGLVDRPVANQDMDFTKPRPTGNGAIKGLPSVTVDSSLINAQEFSQAQINISDFYDQLVTAGTILSATNGGTLSKMLIGESGTADLGSYQGHHYYAVNIDLNDWHSGIRTTGFNNDDVVIYNVVTAAPALTIGGGFSSSTPNLVWNFNHAMRIQNTTMITGKIVAPHAVFTTNQNVDSAAVLQYGYGDVDSAIRETITSQNEHNYGFGQVVTDDPLDYLIAVIKSDGTSIDTLAGFRHLLATGQLKITITDAAGTRLSGLNAVDTHIAGQHCYLITYQFGDQTATTWLNVQPSHEPIIPISRIPEYSAITRTINYQDERTGAVLAGPVIQNVRVVRFAIFNAKTHELLGYDTNGDGIVDTSDGTIAWLLVPPTDQDWVQVVSPDLSAQGYQAPDIPVVAGQTVIINGGDRTMNTNVIVKYQQQTHIATTQRTVTRTINYIDGGTLQPIASLHAVVQTVKYQLLAVVAHDGTILGYDTNGDGQIETQLADEAWLIVGSGPWFGAVKSPDLSHEGYAAPDLKVVPEQMVAGVDDKDVTINVYYRLATQAVTVYQNKRRVISYIDRQTHQSIATTVQQLVIYQRTAIIEKKTGKCLGYDLNGDGLVDTSQADYAWILVGSGQFAAVTSPTLVVQGYTDPDIRTVAAQTVAITDPDLMTTIVTYDHRIITVTPGNPARPGQPVDPDNPNILFPDEGGDTDLTHTVTRIIHYVYEDGTTAAASVLQTVQFQRNAMIDLVTGEVTYQEWVPVSVTEMAGVISPIVAGATTTLTEVAAQQVSVTTADQVVVVTYKKSAIKPEEPGQPEQPSQPEEPGQPEQPSQPEEPGQPEQPSQPEEPGQPEQPSQPEEPGHPEQPSQPEEPGQPEQPSQPEEPGQSEKPGELQKPSQPADSEQPDGLSDQANLSRNQAEQSRTSQPSQAESDQSVVQTNQQKTAASVSGIGWVSAPAVSKRTTKHHRMTTLPQTDEQNTQLSLLGMIGLALSSILGWLKIKSRD; this is encoded by the coding sequence ATGCGATATACACGGGGCAAATGGCGCGTAACCAATCCCAAGGTTTGGTTGTTTTCTAGTGTTTTAATTTTAGGTTGGAGAATTGTGCCGACAGTGGCTCAAGCAAGTGAAGCTGAGACGGTTACCATGTCGAGTCATTCGGTGCAGTTAGAAACGGATAGTCAAGACCAATTAACAGAAGTAGCACGGATTTCAAAAACTGCGGTAACTCGTGACCGCCACAGTGTGACCGCCCAGTCCAGCAAGTCAGCTGACAGGACTAGTTCGGAGCAATCTGCTACGACTGGCACTGTTGAGGCGGTCAGTCCAACGACTAGTGAAGCCCAACAGCGGTCAACACAGCAAGATAAAACAGCTGTTGATCAACAGGCAAGTGACTCAACAGCAGCTTCTGCGGGTGCCAGTACTAATCAGGCGTCAGCCGCAACAAGTTCTGATCAGGCGCCAGCAGCCAACTCAACTGGCACTCATCATGCGATTGATATGGCCAGTTCAGCTAGCGCACTAGGTGCTGACAGTGGGGCCCATTCTGAAAGTTTATCTGAGGCGCAACACTCAGGCGGTCAAGGTAAGACGATCGATTCAGATTTATCGGGGACTGTTCATTCACAGTCATCAGTGAGTACCGTGACGACAGCTACCCCTGTGAACTCAAATTCAAGCCGAGCTGTAGCGGCAACTGATCAAATGAGCAGCAGGGTTGAGAAAAGGGCATTGAATAAAACAAATGTCACTAAGTCAATAAACATACCAGTTGCAACAAAGCAGCCGAGCAAGCAACGGACAGTCACCGCTTCGTCGTTTTTGACAACAGCAAAGAACTTAGCCGATAAGAACTATCTTGATCAGTATGCCAAACAGCATGGGCAAGCGGCTTTGATTGCTTTGATCCAAGATTGGTTGTCCACGTATCGAATTATTGCACTTACAGGAATTACGATTGTGAATAGTTCGTTTGATGGTAGTGTGGCTACGATTAGTGGTGGTCTGCACGTTATCAATACGGGGGCGACAATTCGTTCTGGCCAGGATGATGAATGGGAGACCATCATAAACGGTGGTTTGTCAGTGACAAACAATACAATCACGTTTACAACTACCAATGGATTGGTGGACCGTCCCGTAGCTAATCAGGATATGGATTTTACGAAGCCTCGGCCAACAGGAAATGGTGCAATCAAAGGTTTACCGAGCGTTACGGTTGATTCTTCGTTAATCAATGCGCAAGAATTTAGTCAAGCTCAGATCAATATTAGTGACTTTTATGATCAACTAGTTACTGCAGGAACCATTTTATCGGCAACTAATGGTGGCACGTTGAGTAAGATGCTGATTGGTGAGTCTGGAACTGCTGATTTGGGCTCTTATCAAGGACACCATTATTATGCCGTGAATATTGATTTGAATGACTGGCACAGTGGTATTCGGACCACTGGTTTTAATAATGATGATGTGGTTATTTATAACGTCGTCACGGCAGCACCAGCGTTAACCATTGGTGGCGGTTTTTCTAGTAGTACACCGAATCTAGTCTGGAACTTCAATCATGCCATGCGTATTCAGAATACCACGATGATAACTGGTAAAATCGTGGCACCACATGCTGTCTTTACAACTAATCAAAATGTTGATTCAGCGGCCGTTTTACAATATGGATATGGCGATGTTGACAGTGCTATTCGAGAGACGATTACGAGCCAAAACGAGCATAATTATGGTTTTGGTCAAGTGGTTACTGATGACCCGTTGGATTACTTAATTGCAGTGATTAAGTCGGATGGTACGAGCATTGATACTTTAGCTGGTTTTCGCCATCTACTAGCAACCGGGCAACTGAAGATCACGATTACAGATGCGGCTGGGACACGTTTATCAGGGTTGAATGCAGTTGATACACATATTGCGGGCCAGCATTGCTATCTAATCACTTACCAATTTGGCGATCAGACTGCAACGACTTGGTTGAACGTCCAACCATCGCATGAGCCCATAATACCTATCAGCCGGATACCGGAATATTCAGCGATAACGCGGACGATCAATTACCAAGATGAGCGAACTGGGGCGGTGCTTGCTGGCCCAGTTATACAAAATGTACGGGTCGTGCGATTTGCCATTTTTAATGCTAAAACTCATGAATTGCTCGGCTATGATACAAACGGCGACGGAATTGTTGATACTAGTGATGGGACAATTGCATGGCTGTTAGTACCGCCAACGGATCAAGATTGGGTACAGGTTGTCTCACCAGACTTATCTGCGCAGGGTTATCAAGCTCCTGATATTCCGGTAGTTGCGGGGCAAACAGTGATCATTAATGGTGGTGATAGAACGATGAATACAAATGTAATTGTCAAGTATCAGCAACAAACGCATATTGCAACGACGCAGCGAACGGTTACCCGGACGATTAACTATATCGATGGTGGAACACTGCAACCCATCGCGTCACTACATGCTGTTGTTCAAACGGTTAAGTATCAATTATTAGCTGTGGTTGCTCATGACGGAACGATACTTGGCTACGATACCAACGGGGACGGACAGATTGAGACACAATTGGCAGATGAAGCATGGTTGATTGTTGGTTCAGGGCCGTGGTTTGGCGCGGTTAAGTCGCCAGATCTGAGCCATGAGGGCTACGCAGCGCCGGACCTAAAAGTAGTGCCGGAGCAGATGGTTGCTGGGGTCGATGATAAAGATGTTACGATCAATGTTTATTACCGACTAGCAACTCAGGCCGTTACGGTGTATCAAAATAAACGGCGCGTTATCAGCTATATTGATCGACAGACCCATCAATCGATTGCCACGACCGTCCAGCAATTGGTTATTTACCAACGAACAGCAATTATTGAAAAAAAGACTGGCAAATGTTTAGGCTATGATTTAAACGGTGATGGATTAGTTGATACGAGTCAAGCTGATTATGCGTGGATTTTAGTTGGCAGTGGTCAATTTGCCGCGGTAACGTCACCAACGCTAGTCGTCCAAGGCTATACTGATCCGGACATAAGGACTGTAGCGGCTCAAACGGTCGCGATTACTGATCCGGACCTGATGACGACAATCGTGACTTATGACCATCGTATTATTACGGTAACACCAGGCAATCCTGCTCGACCAGGACAGCCAGTTGATCCTGACAATCCGAATATCTTGTTTCCAGATGAGGGTGGCGACACCGATTTAACGCACACCGTTACTAGAATCATTCACTATGTTTATGAGGATGGCACGACAGCCGCAGCCTCGGTCCTACAAACCGTCCAATTTCAACGCAATGCGATGATTGATTTAGTGACGGGCGAAGTGACATACCAAGAATGGGTACCAGTCTCGGTAACGGAAATGGCGGGCGTTATTTCACCAATTGTAGCGGGTGCCACGACCACATTAACAGAAGTGGCAGCCCAGCAGGTGAGTGTCACAACTGCCGATCAGGTTGTAGTGGTTACTTACAAGAAATCGGCAATCAAACCGGAAGAACCGGGTCAACCTGAGCAACCAAGTCAACCGGAAGAACCGGGTCAACCTGAGCAACCAAGTCAACCGGAAGAACCGGGTCAACCTGAGCAACCAAGTCAACCGGAAGAACCGGGTCAACCTGAGCAACCAAGTCAACCAGAAGAGCCGGGGCACCCTGAGCAACCAAGTCAACCAGAAGAGCCGGGTCAACCCGAGCAACCGAGTCAACCGGAAGAACCGGGTCAATCCGAAAAACCAGGGGAACTGCAAAAACCGAGTCAGCCAGCTGATTCTGAGCAACCAGATGGATTAAGTGATCAAGCCAATTTGAGTCGTAATCAGGCTGAACAATCACGGACGTCACAGCCATCACAAGCAGAGTCAGATCAAAGCGTTGTGCAGACGAATCAGCAGAAAACAGCTGCGTCCGTTTCAGGTATTGGTTGGGTTAGTGCACCGGCGGTATCAAAACGTACCACTAAGCATCATCGGATGACGACCCTTCCCCAGACGGACGAGCAGAATACGCAATTATCACTCTTGGGGATGATTGGATTAGCATTGAGTTCAATTTTAGGTTGGCTGAAGATTAAGTCCCGCGATTAA
- a CDS encoding cupredoxin domain-containing protein, with protein MMIKVLVLLIGGLAIGFILWWFFGKHATTTVTASAVDDLQQVDVEVKGGYSPEQIVLKKGVPAVLNFTRKDASGCLDHVVFSDFGINQELPQNQVEAITIDTSKSGEYQWACGMDMFHGKLIIK; from the coding sequence ATGATGATTAAAGTATTAGTCTTATTAATTGGTGGGTTAGCAATTGGGTTTATTCTGTGGTGGTTCTTCGGGAAGCATGCTACGACAACGGTCACCGCGAGTGCGGTTGATGATTTACAGCAGGTTGATGTGGAGGTTAAGGGTGGCTATTCGCCAGAGCAAATCGTGTTGAAAAAAGGGGTTCCGGCGGTACTTAATTTTACGCGCAAAGATGCATCTGGTTGTCTGGATCACGTGGTGTTCAGTGATTTCGGTATCAATCAGGAATTGCCACAAAATCAAGTTGAAGCAATTACGATTGATACGAGTAAGTCTGGCGAATATCAATGGGCCTGTGGGATGGACATGTTTCATGGAAAATTAATCATTAAATAG
- a CDS encoding cupredoxin domain-containing protein, whose translation MSARQQINITVDGHYDPAEVTLQQGVPAQLTFTRTSTQGCLEQVHSTDLHFTTELPLDQPQTVTVPTDRAGEFYFSCGMDMVSGKVVIA comes from the coding sequence ATGAGCGCACGACAACAAATCAATATTACAGTAGACGGCCATTATGACCCAGCAGAAGTAACGTTACAACAAGGTGTACCGGCCCAATTAACGTTTACGCGCACGAGTACGCAGGGGTGCTTAGAGCAAGTACATTCAACCGACTTGCACTTTACGACTGAGTTACCCCTTGACCAACCGCAAACGGTGACGGTACCAACTGATCGAGCCGGTGAATTTTACTTTAGTTGTGGGATGGACATGGTGAGTGGCAAGGTGGTGATTGCGTAA